The Streptomyces sp. Mut1 genome window below encodes:
- a CDS encoding ABC transporter substrate-binding protein, whose product MTARSTRRTAARSRIAAVGAIAVAGTMLLTACGDQTKNNDSSGPDKAGTSAGASAETSSPADLLPAKIKAKGVIKVGSDIAYPPVEFKDKSGETVGIDPDLADALGKELGVEFQFENGTFDTLITGLRSKRYDLAMSAMTDTKDRQEGIDPETKKKVGEGVDFVDYFTAGVSIYTKKGDDQGIKTWADLCGKKIALQRNTVSHDLAKAESKKCTGGKKIAIEAYDNDLEAQTRLRSGGADAGSSDFPVAAYAVKTSGGGKDFQLVGEQVEAAPYGIAVAKGNDQLTQAIKAAMDAIIKSGEYDKVIAKWGVEAGAITEAKVNGGS is encoded by the coding sequence ATGACCGCACGCTCCACCCGTCGTACGGCCGCGAGGTCCCGCATCGCCGCGGTCGGCGCCATCGCGGTCGCCGGCACCATGCTGCTGACCGCCTGTGGCGACCAGACGAAGAACAACGACTCCAGCGGCCCGGACAAGGCCGGGACCAGCGCCGGTGCCTCCGCCGAGACCTCCTCGCCCGCGGACCTGCTGCCCGCGAAGATCAAGGCCAAGGGCGTCATCAAGGTCGGCTCGGACATCGCGTACCCGCCGGTCGAGTTCAAGGACAAGTCCGGCGAGACCGTGGGCATCGACCCCGATCTCGCCGACGCGCTCGGCAAGGAACTGGGCGTGGAGTTCCAGTTCGAGAACGGCACGTTCGACACCCTGATCACCGGCCTGCGCTCCAAGCGCTACGACCTGGCGATGTCGGCGATGACCGACACGAAGGACCGCCAGGAGGGCATCGACCCGGAGACGAAGAAGAAGGTCGGCGAGGGCGTCGACTTCGTCGACTACTTCACCGCCGGTGTCTCGATCTACACCAAGAAGGGCGACGACCAGGGCATCAAGACCTGGGCCGACCTCTGCGGCAAGAAGATCGCCCTCCAGCGCAACACGGTCTCGCACGACCTGGCCAAGGCCGAGTCGAAGAAGTGCACGGGCGGCAAGAAGATCGCCATCGAGGCGTACGACAACGACCTGGAGGCCCAGACCCGGCTGCGCTCGGGCGGCGCCGACGCCGGTTCCTCCGACTTCCCGGTCGCCGCGTACGCGGTGAAGACCTCGGGCGGCGGCAAGGACTTCCAGCTCGTCGGCGAGCAGGTCGAGGCGGCCCCGTACGGCATCGCCGTCGCCAAGGGCAACGACCAGCTCACCCAGGCCATCAAGGCGGCCATGGACGCCATCATCAAGAGCGGCGAGTACGACAAGGTCATCGCCAAGTGGGGCGTCGAGGCCGGTGCGATCACCGAGGCCAAGGTGAACGGCGGGTCCTGA